The Nitrospirae bacterium CG2_30_53_67 genome segment AGATGCTTCAGGGATCAAAGTTCAAAGTCATCTCCCTGCTGGATTTCAAGGATCGGAATCTGCCCGAAATTCAGGAAGACGGCCTGACCTTTGAAGAGAACGCCAGAAACAAGGCCCTGACCATCGCCAAGATGACCGGACGCCTCACGCTTGCGGATGACTCAGGACTCATGGTGGACGCGCTGAACGGCAGGCCGGGGGTCCTCTCGGCCCGATATTCCGGGGAAAATGCGACACCCGAAGAGAACAACCGGAAACTGCTCGATGAGATCAAGGATGTGCCCACGAAAAAAAGAACGGCCCGGTTCGTCTGCGTGGTGGCCATTGCCAGGCCTTCAGGCAAGGTTCACGTGGTCGAAGGGAGATGCGAAGGGCTGATTGCCAAGGAGATCAGAGGGGAGACCGGCTTCGGTTATGATCCGCTTTTTATCGTCCCTGAATATGATAAAACCTTTGCAGAATTGGGAATTGCCGTAAAGAACCGGATCAGCCACCGGGCCATCGCCATTCAGAAGGCCGTGGAGGTCCTGACCGGCCTGTCGGAACATGAAAAAGGTTGAATTTCTGTTCTGAAGCCGTTATACTTGCCATATCGTCAGCGGTAACGCCGTGGCATCTCTCTTCATGGGAGTCAACGACGGGGCGTGGCGCAGCCCGGTAGCGCACCTGCTTTGGGAGCAGGGTGTCGGAGGTTCAAATCCTCTCGCCCCGACCAGCATGACGCAGGATGCGCCTGTAGCTCAGTTGGATAGAGCAACGGCCTTCTAAGCCGTGGGCCCGGGGTTCGAATCCCTGCAGGCGCGCCAATGAATTT includes the following:
- a CDS encoding non-canonical purine NTP pyrophosphatase, RdgB/HAM1 family, which gives rise to MDVVIATRNRNKVEEISQMLQGSKFKVISLLDFKDRNLPEIQEDGLTFEENARNKALTIAKMTGRLTLADDSGLMVDALNGRPGVLSARYSGENATPEENNRKLLDEIKDVPTKKRTARFVCVVAIARPSGKVHVVEGRCEGLIAKEIRGETGFGYDPLFIVPEYDKTFAELGIAVKNRISHRAIAIQKAVEVLTGLSEHEKG